A single Streptomyces sp. Edi2 DNA region contains:
- a CDS encoding tyrosine-type recombinase/integrase, protein MYRDALGLDPALEFHSLRRSYITHLIEDGFDLLFVQQQVGHDYASTTAIYTCVSSDFRTRTLRRALDATVEAALRPGRTS, encoded by the coding sequence ATCTACCGCGATGCTCTCGGTCTCGATCCCGCGTTGGAATTCCACTCACTGCGCAGGTCCTACATCACTCACCTGATCGAAGACGGCTTCGACCTGCTGTTCGTCCAACAGCAGGTCGGACACGACTACGCCTCCACGACCGCGATCTACACCTGCGTATCCTCCGACTTCCGCACCCGCACGCTACGTCGGGCCCTGGACGCCACGGTTGAGGCCGCCCTGCGGCCGGGAAGGACCTCGTGA
- a CDS encoding TetR/AcrR family transcriptional regulator C-terminal domain-containing protein, whose protein sequence is MNREAVITEALGLLDEVGLDAVSTRQLAKRLGVEQPSLYWYFRTKKDLLAAMAEAAMAPHAAQPLPTRGDDWRDWFLENTRSFRRALLMRRDGARLHAGTVPAGDLDRIRRKMDFLITSGVPERDAQMAMLTASRFTVGSALEEQADPGPGTAALPADVPAIDHESAFEAGLALILDGLEQRTAPGASDACRQAID, encoded by the coding sequence ATGAACCGCGAGGCCGTCATCACCGAGGCGCTCGGCCTGCTCGACGAAGTCGGACTGGACGCCGTCAGCACGAGGCAGCTGGCGAAGCGCCTGGGCGTCGAGCAGCCGTCGCTCTACTGGTACTTCCGCACCAAGAAAGACCTCCTGGCCGCCATGGCGGAAGCGGCGATGGCGCCCCACGCGGCGCAACCGTTGCCGACGCGCGGCGACGACTGGCGCGACTGGTTCCTGGAGAACACGCGCAGCTTCAGGCGCGCCCTGCTGATGCGCCGGGACGGTGCACGGCTCCACGCCGGCACCGTCCCCGCCGGCGACCTTGACCGGATCCGCCGCAAGATGGACTTCCTCATCACCTCCGGCGTGCCCGAGCGTGACGCGCAGATGGCGATGCTGACCGCCAGCCGCTTCACGGTCGGCAGCGCCCTGGAGGAGCAAGCGGACCCCGGCCCCGGCACCGCAGCGCTACCGGCCGACGTGCCGGCGATCGATCACGAGTCCGCCTTCGAGGCGGGGCTCGCCCTCATCCTGGACGGCCTGGAGCAGCGCACCGCACCGGGGGCGTCGGATGCCTGTCGTCAAGCGATCGATTGA
- a CDS encoding FAD-dependent monooxygenase, which produces MIMRSGTRSLRVLVAGGGVAGQALAFWLTRGGHRVTVAERFPALRATGAQVDLRGQGIEAVSRMGLLDAVRGALVDEAGVAFVDARGKAKATIMANTSGKGRQTLTSEYEIMRGDLVRILHDATKNDTEYVFGKSVDGFEQDEHKVIAHFSDGSSGEFDLLIGADGQGSRIRRVLLPQSFDPYWRVGIHIAYWFVPRIASDSNIRDTYMAPKGRQIMRRSHNPTETQVYFAMREESEEASAIHRAPVERQQEFWAGRFRDAGWQTERFVDGMRTSPFFYSQEIAQVRTDTWSQGRVVLAGDAAHCASPYSGMGISGGLVGAHVLAGEINRRPGDLPTALANYDRTLRPFVNEIQGEVNPRLLRLGMPMTQQAIDVFQATTAFACFLRVPELAARFFREDRGGDWQLPADPAPISAG; this is translated from the coding sequence ATGATCATGCGATCAGGAACACGGTCCTTGCGGGTCCTCGTCGCCGGCGGCGGGGTCGCGGGGCAGGCCTTAGCGTTCTGGCTCACGCGGGGCGGCCACCGGGTGACCGTCGCCGAACGCTTCCCGGCGCTGCGGGCCACCGGCGCTCAGGTCGACCTGCGGGGGCAGGGCATCGAGGCCGTCAGCCGGATGGGCCTCCTCGACGCCGTTCGCGGCGCGCTCGTGGACGAAGCGGGTGTCGCCTTCGTCGACGCCCGCGGCAAGGCCAAGGCGACGATCATGGCCAATACCTCCGGAAAGGGCCGGCAGACCCTCACCTCCGAGTACGAGATCATGCGCGGCGACCTGGTACGCATCCTCCACGACGCGACGAAGAACGACACCGAGTACGTCTTCGGCAAGAGCGTGGACGGCTTCGAGCAGGACGAGCACAAGGTCATCGCGCACTTCTCTGACGGCTCGTCCGGAGAATTCGATCTTCTGATCGGCGCGGACGGGCAGGGATCACGCATCCGGCGGGTGCTCCTGCCCCAGAGCTTCGACCCGTACTGGCGCGTCGGTATTCACATCGCCTATTGGTTCGTCCCGCGTATCGCCTCCGACAGCAACATCCGGGACACCTACATGGCCCCGAAAGGCCGCCAGATCATGCGCCGCAGCCACAACCCGACTGAGACCCAGGTGTACTTCGCGATGCGGGAGGAATCCGAGGAAGCCTCCGCGATCCACCGCGCGCCCGTCGAGCGCCAGCAGGAGTTCTGGGCCGGCCGTTTCCGCGATGCCGGCTGGCAGACCGAGCGCTTCGTCGACGGCATGAGGACCAGCCCGTTCTTCTACTCCCAGGAGATCGCCCAGGTACGCACCGATACCTGGTCCCAGGGCCGCGTGGTCCTGGCCGGCGACGCCGCGCACTGCGCCTCCCCCTACAGCGGCATGGGCATTTCCGGCGGTCTGGTCGGCGCCCACGTCCTGGCCGGTGAGATCAACCGCCGCCCTGGCGACCTGCCGACGGCCCTGGCGAACTACGACAGGACGCTGCGACCGTTCGTCAACGAGATCCAGGGCGAGGTCAACCCGCGCCTGCTGCGCTTGGGCATGCCGATGACTCAGCAGGCGATCGACGTCTTCCAGGCCACCACCGCATTTGCCTGCTTCCTCCGCGTCCCGGAACTCGCCGCGCGCTTTTTCAGGGAAGACCGCGGCGGCGACTGGCAGCTCCCTGCTGACCCGGCGCCGATCAGCGCCGGGTGA
- a CDS encoding nitroreductase family deazaflavin-dependent oxidoreductase: MTQPFSTQGRPQLPTGWRRFLARLPIRLYRAGLGPLFGKRLLLLHHTGRVTGLRRSVVLEVIAYERHGTPSWTVASGFGPAAAWYQNLRREPRTTIRFGNRRYTVTARFLPPEDGAALMARYAPRHPRLARRLCTFMGFAVDGSDAAFRMAGRSIPFVRLEAASGQRGGEQQGGSEQRGR; encoded by the coding sequence ATGACGCAACCCTTCTCGACGCAAGGACGACCTCAACTGCCCACCGGCTGGCGGCGTTTCCTGGCGCGCCTGCCCATCCGCCTCTACCGCGCGGGCCTCGGCCCGCTCTTCGGTAAACGGCTTCTCCTGTTGCATCACACCGGTCGTGTCACGGGGCTCCGTCGCAGCGTGGTGCTGGAAGTCATCGCGTACGAGCGGCACGGCACCCCCAGCTGGACGGTCGCGTCCGGCTTCGGCCCGGCCGCCGCCTGGTACCAGAACCTGCGCCGGGAACCACGGACCACTATCCGGTTCGGCAATCGGCGCTACACCGTCACCGCCCGGTTCCTTCCCCCGGAGGACGGCGCCGCCCTCATGGCTCGTTACGCTCCTCGGCACCCGCGGCTCGCCCGTCGCCTGTGCACCTTCATGGGCTTCGCCGTGGACGGCAGCGACGCCGCGTTCCGCATGGCCGGGCGGTCCATTCCGTTCGTACGTCTGGAGGCGGCTTCCGGGCAGCGGGGCGGTGAGCAGCAGGGGGGCAGTGAGCAGCGCGGGCGGTGA